DNA from Oryzisolibacter sp. LB2S:
CGCCGCGGGACTGCTGGCGGGCTGCAGCCTGCCGCCGCTGGCCGGGCGCAGCGCGTCCGCGGCGCTGGATCTGCCCACGGCCCAGGCCACGCAGCTGGGGCGCGCGATCGGCCCGATGCAGGCGGACCATCCGGGCGAGAGCGGCATCCATACCCTGGGTCATCCGCACGACGCCTTCGCCGCCCGCGTGCTGCTGGCGCGCGCGGCCGAGCGCACGCTGGACGTGCAGTACTACATCTGGCGCGGCGACATCACTGGCACCCTGTTGCTCGGCGAGCTCGTGGCCGCCGCCGATCGCGGCGTGCGCGTGCGCCTGCTGCTCGATGATCTGGGCACGGCGGGGCTCGACGGGCCGTTGGCGGCCGTCAACAGCCACCCGCGCATCGAGGTGCGGCTGTTCAACCCCTTCACGCTGCGCCGCCCCAAGATGCTGGGCTACCTGGCGGACCTGCGCCGCGCCAACCGGCGCATGCACAACAAGTCCTTCACGGCGGACAACCAGGCCAGCATCGTCGGCGGGCGCAACGTGGGCGACGAGTACTTCGGCGCCACGGCGGGCGTGCTGTTTGCCGACCTCGACGTGCTGGCCGTCGGCCCCGTGGTGCAGGACATGTCCGCGGACTTCGACCGCTACTGGGCCAGCGCCAGCGCCTACCCGGCCGAGCGCATCCTGCCCGCGGTCGACGCAGGCGCCCGAGCGGAACTGGCCGCGCAGGCCCTGGCCCTGCTGCAATCGGCCGGCGCCCAGGACTACGCGCGCGCCATCGCGCACAGCGAGTTTGCCCGCCAACTGCTCGACCAGACGCTGCCGCTGCTCTGGGCGCGGGTGCGACTGCTCAGCGACGACCCGGCCAAGGCCCTGGGCCGGGCGCAGCGCGCCGATCTGCTGCTGCCACGGCTCGATACCGCGCTGGGCCAGCCCCGGCAGAGCGTGGATCTGGTCTCGCCCTATTTCGTGCCCATGCCGGCCGGCGTGGAGGCCTTTGCACGGCTGAGCCGCGCCGGCGTGCGCGTGCGCGTGCTGACCAATGCCTTCGAGGCGACCGACGTGCCCGCCGTGCACGCGGGCTACGCCAAATACCGCAAACAGCTGCTGGCCGAGGGCGTCACGCTCTACGAGATGCGCAGCCTGGTCCCCGAGGACAAGAGCCTGCCGCTGTCACAGCGCCTGGGCAGCTCGGGCTCGAGCCTGCATGCCAAGACCTTCGCCGTCGATGGCGAACGGGTATTCATCGGCTCGCTCAATTTCGATCCGCGCTCGGCGCTGTTCAACACCGAGCTCGGCTTTCTGATCGACAGCCCGGCGCTGGCGCAGCAGGCGGCGCAGGCGTTCGACACGCAGATTCCGCAACGGTCCTACCGCGTGCGCCTGGACAGCCAGGGCGCACTGCAGTGGCAGGGCGGCGTGGGCGGCGCGGCGCCGGTCTACGACACCGAGCCCCACACGAGCTGGTGGAGCCGCACCCTGGTGTGGCTCTTGATGCTGCTGCCCATCGAGTGGCTGCTATAGAAAACAGCCTCCAGTGCTTGTCCATCAAGCGCTGGCAGCTATGTTTTCAGTAGTAATCAGACATCGATCGCAGCGGCCGACCCGGCCTGGCGGCGCAGCTCGAACTTCTGGATCTTGCCCGTGCTGGTCTTGGGCAGCTCGCCGAACACCACGGCGCGCGGCACCTTGAAGCCGGCCAGATGCTTCTTGCAGTGCGCGACGATGTCCTCCACCGTGGTCTGCGCGCCGGCCTTGAGCTCAACGAAGGCGCAGGGCGTCTCGCCCCACTTGGGGTCAGGGCGGGCCACGACGGCGGCGGCCAGCACGTCCGGGTGGCGGTAGAGCACGTCCTCAACCTCGATCGAGGAAATGTTCTCGCCGCCCGAGATGATGATGTCCTTGCTGCGGTCCTTGATCTTGATGTAGCCGTCGGGGTACTGCACGGCCAGGTCGCCGCTGTGGAACCAGCCGCCGCGGAAGGCCTCCTCGGTGGCCTGCGGGTTCTTCAGATAGCCCTTCATGGCGATGTTGCCGCGGAACATGATCTCGCCCATGGTCTCGCCGTCGTGCGGCACGGGCTGCATGGTTTCGGGGTCCAGCACCATGGCCGCGCGCTGCAGGTGGTAGCGCACGCCCTGGCGTGCGTTCAGGCGCGCGCGCTCGCCGATGTCCACGTCGTTCCAGGCGTCATGCTTGGCGCACACCGTGGCCGGGCCGTAGACCTCGGTCAGGCCGTAGACATGGGTCAGGTCAAAGCCGAGCTTTTCCATGCCCTCGATCATCGAGGCCGGTGGCGCGGCGCCGGCAACCATGGCCTTGACGCCGGCGGGCACGCCCTCCTTCATGGCGGCCGGCGCGTTCACCAGCAGGCCATGGACGATGGGCGCGCTGCAGTAATGCGTGACGCCATGCGTGCGGATGGCGTCGAAGATGGCCTGCGCCTCCACGCGGCGCAGGCAGACGTTGACGCCCGCGCGCGCCGCCACCGTCCAGGGGAAGCACCAGCCGTTGCAATGGAACATGGGCAGCGTCCACAGGTAGACGCTGTGCTTGGGCATGTCCCACTCGAGCACGTTGCTGATGGCGTTGATGGCCGCACCGCGGTGGTGGTAGACGACGCCCTTGGGGTTGCCCGTGGTGCCGCTCGTGTAGTTGAGGGCGATGGCATCCCACTCGTCGCCGGGCAGCTCCCAGGCGAACTGCGGGTCGCCCGCGGCCAGGAACTCCTCGTAGGTCTGCGCGCCCAGGCGCTCGGCGGCCGCGCCGTAGAGCGCGTCTTCCACATCGATGAGCAAGATAGGTGTCTTGGACTTGCGCAGCGCCAGCGCCTTGGCCATCACGGGGGCGAACTCGGGGTCGACGATGGCGGCCTTGGCCTCGCCGTGGTCGAGCATGAAGGCGACGGTCTCCGGGTCCAGCCGCGTGTTCAGCGTGTTGAGCACGGCGCCGGCCATGGGCACGCCGAAATGCGCCTCCACCATGGGCGGGGTGTTGGGCAGCATCACGGCCACGGTGTCGTTCTTGCCAATGCCAGCGCGGCGCAGGCTGCTGGCCAGGCGGCGGCAGCGCTCGTAGGTCTGGCTCCAGGTCTGACGCAGGTCACCATGCACGATGGCCAGACGCTCGGGATAGACCTCGGCCGTGCGCTCGATGAAGGACAGCGGCGACAGGGGGGCATGGTTGGCTTCGTTCTTGGGAAGGTTCTGGTCGTAGATGCTGGTCACGGCTGATTCCTTGCTTCTGGGTCGGTTCAAGAAATGACGAAAACACGCTATTACAGCAAACCGGGCTGACGCCAGGCTGATCGCGCTGAGAGAAAATCGCCCCCGTGTCCATTCCCCAGTCGTTCATCCAGGAGCTGCTCGCGCGCGTCGATGTCGTCGATGTGGTCGGGCGCTACGTGCAGCTCAAGAAGAGCGGCGCCAACTTCATGGGGCTGTGCCCGTTTCACGGCGAAAAATCCCCCTCGTTCAGCGTCAGCCCGTCCAAGCAGTTCTTCCACTGCTTTGGCTGCGGCAAGAACGGCAACGCCATCGGCTTTCTCATGGACCATGCGGGCATGGGCTTTGTCGAGGCCGTGCAAGACCTCGCCCAGCAGGCAGGTCTGCAGGTGCCGCAGGACGATGTCTCGCCCCAGGAGCGCGAGCGCGCCGCGGCCCAGCGCCAGAAGCAGGCCACGCTGACCGAGGTGCTCGAGAAGGCCGGCGAGGCCTGGCGCCGCCACCTGCGCGAATCGCCGCGCGCCATCCAGTATTTCAAGGGCCGGGGCGTGTCGGGCCAGGTGGCCGCGCGCTACGGCCTGGGCTACGCGCCCGAGGGCTGGCGCGGCCTGGCCAGCGTGTTTCCCGAGTACGACAGCCCGCTGCTCGAGGAAAGCGGCCTGGTCATCGTCAACGCCGAGGACGGCAAGCGTTACGACCGCTTCCGCGATCGCGTGATGTTCCCGATCCGCAACGTCAAGGGCGAATGCATAGGCTTTGGCGGACGCGTGCTCGGTGACGACAAGCCCAAGTACCTCAACTCGCCCGAGACGCCCGTATTCCACAAGGGGCGCGAGCTCTACGGCCTGTTCGAGGCGCGCGGCGCCATCCGCGAGCAGGGCTATGTGCTCGTCACCGAGGGCTATATGGACGTGGTCGCCCTCGCCCAGCTCGGCTTTCCGAACGCCGTGGCCACGCTGGGTACGGCCTGCACGAGCGAGCATGTGCACAAGCTGTTTCGCTTCACCGACCAGGTGGTGTTCGGCTTCGACGGCGACGCGGCCGGCCGGCGCGCGGCGCGCAAGGCGCTCGAGGGCGCCCTGCCCTACGCGAGCGACACGCGCAGCGTGAAGTTTCTGTTTCTGCCGCCCGAGCATGACCCCGACAGCTTCATCCGCGCCTACGGCCCCGATGCGTTCGCGCGCCATGTGGGCGACGCCATGCCGCTGTCGCGCTTTCTGCTGGAGGCCGCGCGCGAGGGCTGCGACCTCGGGACGGCCGAAGGCCGCGCCCACATGCTGGCCAACGCCCAGCCGCTGTGGGCCGCGCTGCCCGACGGTGCCCTCGCGCGCCAGTTGCTCACCGAGCTGGCCGAGCTGGGTCAGCTGTCCACACCCGACCTTGCCGCACTGTGGGCGCAGGCCGGTGCGGCGCATGGCCAGGCGGCGCGGGCCGCGCCACCCGCCACGGGCGACGAACCGCCCTGGCCCATGGAGCCGCCCGACGCCTGGCCGCCCGGCGCGGACCCGGCCCCTGCCGCGCGCGCCTGGCGCAAGGGCAGTGACTGGAAGGGCGACCGCAAGGGCCGCGGTGGACGCTGGCGCCGCGAGGACGCAAGACCGCCCCAGCCGCCGCTGCCGCGCATGCCCGTGGCCGGCCGCAGCGACCATGCGGCGCGCCTGCTGCTGTCGCACATGGCATTCATGGAAGACCTGTCGCACGAGGATCACGCTGCCCTG
Protein-coding regions in this window:
- the dnaG gene encoding DNA primase, encoding MSIPQSFIQELLARVDVVDVVGRYVQLKKSGANFMGLCPFHGEKSPSFSVSPSKQFFHCFGCGKNGNAIGFLMDHAGMGFVEAVQDLAQQAGLQVPQDDVSPQERERAAAQRQKQATLTEVLEKAGEAWRRHLRESPRAIQYFKGRGVSGQVAARYGLGYAPEGWRGLASVFPEYDSPLLEESGLVIVNAEDGKRYDRFRDRVMFPIRNVKGECIGFGGRVLGDDKPKYLNSPETPVFHKGRELYGLFEARGAIREQGYVLVTEGYMDVVALAQLGFPNAVATLGTACTSEHVHKLFRFTDQVVFGFDGDAAGRRAARKALEGALPYASDTRSVKFLFLPPEHDPDSFIRAYGPDAFARHVGDAMPLSRFLLEAAREGCDLGTAEGRAHMLANAQPLWAALPDGALARQLLTELAELGQLSTPDLAALWAQAGAAHGQAARAAPPATGDEPPWPMEPPDAWPPGADPAPAARAWRKGSDWKGDRKGRGGRWRREDARPPQPPLPRMPVAGRSDHAARLLLSHMAFMEDLSHEDHAALSAQPAPHGPLFTWLEGQLHEHGPQPWAVLREALTGHDCQPLAERVMTGSHAQTEGDEAELRAELRGLLNRMLVDAIKQQQNVLIAAAAHDPAALEQYRLLQERRRALEAGQGGGASAV
- a CDS encoding acyl-CoA synthetase — translated: MTSIYDQNLPKNEANHAPLSPLSFIERTAEVYPERLAIVHGDLRQTWSQTYERCRRLASSLRRAGIGKNDTVAVMLPNTPPMVEAHFGVPMAGAVLNTLNTRLDPETVAFMLDHGEAKAAIVDPEFAPVMAKALALRKSKTPILLIDVEDALYGAAAERLGAQTYEEFLAAGDPQFAWELPGDEWDAIALNYTSGTTGNPKGVVYHHRGAAINAISNVLEWDMPKHSVYLWTLPMFHCNGWCFPWTVAARAGVNVCLRRVEAQAIFDAIRTHGVTHYCSAPIVHGLLVNAPAAMKEGVPAGVKAMVAGAAPPASMIEGMEKLGFDLTHVYGLTEVYGPATVCAKHDAWNDVDIGERARLNARQGVRYHLQRAAMVLDPETMQPVPHDGETMGEIMFRGNIAMKGYLKNPQATEEAFRGGWFHSGDLAVQYPDGYIKIKDRSKDIIISGGENISSIEVEDVLYRHPDVLAAAVVARPDPKWGETPCAFVELKAGAQTTVEDIVAHCKKHLAGFKVPRAVVFGELPKTSTGKIQKFELRRQAGSAAAIDV
- a CDS encoding phospholipase D family protein; the protein is MKTLAICRHLPLLLAAGLLAGCSLPPLAGRSASAALDLPTAQATQLGRAIGPMQADHPGESGIHTLGHPHDAFAARVLLARAAERTLDVQYYIWRGDITGTLLLGELVAAADRGVRVRLLLDDLGTAGLDGPLAAVNSHPRIEVRLFNPFTLRRPKMLGYLADLRRANRRMHNKSFTADNQASIVGGRNVGDEYFGATAGVLFADLDVLAVGPVVQDMSADFDRYWASASAYPAERILPAVDAGARAELAAQALALLQSAGAQDYARAIAHSEFARQLLDQTLPLLWARVRLLSDDPAKALGRAQRADLLLPRLDTALGQPRQSVDLVSPYFVPMPAGVEAFARLSRAGVRVRVLTNAFEATDVPAVHAGYAKYRKQLLAEGVTLYEMRSLVPEDKSLPLSQRLGSSGSSLHAKTFAVDGERVFIGSLNFDPRSALFNTELGFLIDSPALAQQAAQAFDTQIPQRSYRVRLDSQGALQWQGGVGGAAPVYDTEPHTSWWSRTLVWLLMLLPIEWLL